From the genome of Longispora fulva:
TCTCAACGTGCGATCTCTGACGTCCACTCTAGGACCGACCACGTCATCGCCGCATTCCTTCAAGGCGCTCGCCTGAACCTGGTTGGCAGCGTACCGGCGAGAAGCAGCTGATCACCATCGCGCGCGCGTTCCTCGCCGAGCCGGCCATCCTGATCCTCGACGAGGCGACCAGCTCCGTGGACACCCGCACGGAGGTGCTGATCGAGCGCGCGATGAACGAACTGCGCAAGGGCCGGACCAGCTTCGTGATCGCCCACCGGTTGTCCACGATCCGCGACGCCGACCTGATCCTCGTGATGGAGCACGGCTCGATCGTGGAGCAGGGCACGCACGAGGGTCTGCTCGCGGCGGACGGGGCGTACGCCCGGCTGTACGCGGCCCAGTTCGCCCGCGCGGTGGCGGAGGTGGACTGAGCGACGGTGCCCGAGGGTGGCCGGGCGGTGAGGGCCTCAGTCGCGGCCGAGGAGAGCGGTGCCCAGGTCGGTGACGGAGTAGAGGACCTCGCGGCGGTACCGGTGCGCCGCGACCAGCCCGCCGTCACGCAGCACGGCCAGGTGCTGGGACACCGCGCCGAGGCTGAGCCCGGTCCGTGCGGCGAGCTGGGTGGTGCTGGCCGGTGAGGTGGTGTGGGCCAGCAGTCGGGCCCGGCTCCGGCCGATCAGCCTGGCGAGCCCGTCGGCGGCCTGGTGGCCGCGTTCCCACAGGGTGCCGACCGCCCGGGCCGGGTACACCACGTGTGGGCGCGGCGCGCCGGCCACGGGCAGCAGGACCCGGTGCCCGGCGAACACGCTCGGGGTCAGTGGCAGTCCGTGGCCCCGGACGTCGAGCGTGTCGGTCTGGCCGTCGTCGGCGACCAGCCGGTCGCCGGCCCAGCTCAGGCTCGGATGCAGCCGGTCGAGCAGGGTCTCGAAGCCATCCTCGGCGAGTTGGCGGGCCCGGTACCCGATATCGGCCTCCAGCACGGCCCGCATCTGGGGCCAGTGTGGTTGGACCGCCGCCCGCCACCAGGCGCGCACCGCCGCGATCAGTGGGGGCAGCTCCGGGCCCGGGCTGGCCGACGCCGTCGCGAGTTCCTCCTCGAGGTCGGCCAGCGGGCAGGCCGGCGGCGGGGTGAGCCCGATCGGTACCTGGTCGGCCCGGACCAGGTCGAGCAGTGGGGCGAGCTCGGTGGCCAGGTCTTCGGCCAACGGCCGGGCGGCCCGGATCCAGTCCAGGTGCAGCGGGTGGTGACCGGGGTCGGTGAGCGCGCGCAGGCTGCCGATGGTCTCGCCGAGCGGGGACACGGCGAACCGGATCGCGGCCACGTCGCCGGCCCCGAACCGGATCTCGGTCAACCCGCCTCCTCGTTTTCGTCCAGTCTAAAACAT
Proteins encoded in this window:
- a CDS encoding ArsR/SmtB family transcription factor, with protein sequence MTEIRFGAGDVAAIRFAVSPLGETIGSLRALTDPGHHPLHLDWIRAARPLAEDLATELAPLLDLVRADQVPIGLTPPPACPLADLEEELATASASPGPELPPLIAAVRAWWRAAVQPHWPQMRAVLEADIGYRARQLAEDGFETLLDRLHPSLSWAGDRLVADDGQTDTLDVRGHGLPLTPSVFAGHRVLLPVAGAPRPHVVYPARAVGTLWERGHQAADGLARLIGRSRARLLAHTTSPASTTQLAARTGLSLGAVSQHLAVLRDGGLVAAHRYRREVLYSVTDLGTALLGRD